The following proteins come from a genomic window of Finegoldia magna ATCC 29328:
- a CDS encoding ABC transporter permease has protein sequence MNKKNFPIFISLFIVSLFFTFIFYFGYRSLRSNYGNYMASSFYHGEIKEELSNEDVEKLKSIKDIDLAGKMSLDPDNGKLGDDLVVINYQDQAINKMREYSRLTRGRFAEKEDEIVLSKSLVEKNKLKIGDNLELDLGKRFLNGEEIGPTSANTDREKFESQGSKSFTLVGVYGDVYNKYSKLSFALGQQDKMTTFRTFVKFHSFEEAYKNRDKIQSEINKILGKDVHLEFSKSLINYYGVEHEPLQNIKSKAVTVLSVLGCIAIFVFFIKNIFWVWGLRKIRELSIYKSIGSTNGQIYLLLLKEGLVTTAIPILLGHLVGFFSIYYLYKYIQIDKQLSEFNLVKFNPLLSLAILLVSFTIVALAIKSPAKKISKINIIDGIRGNIDFSKSKKKRAKDFWKELKLNNLASIKSQRYISAIGIIIISVFIITIGISTYYRDYSSYDNGYNFSVDYFSEKNQVPKILNEIVDKIPNDKSYISKDKYVQVENTNEFSKEAKAAGLDEEARKNIEKYKSEGMDGFIIALEEKDLKELGGKKGEFVLYNTIQEDSSIPIAKAKRIPYFENPQTLDINFENDYNKTIKISKTITDLGKYKSRTMPFDVKVYTDFDTYFKLMEESGDEKYTGYAYTLNMKVKDSDTKDVKEYVEAMIREQISPEDRFNITIGEEIAKNEYKDVKSFIKFAIGIASIIFVLNITNGYSSINLSLMSRKKEIGSLYSCGMDVDELKNIYQKEFIGEQVKSFIISIMVSLGVMFIISIIASDLRMNTLIKYYDYKSFLGFSLVVYGINLIIYHFSLKRILDRPTIDLIRTI, from the coding sequence ATGAATAAGAAGAATTTTCCCATTTTTATTTCCTTATTTATTGTAAGTCTATTTTTCACCTTTATTTTTTATTTTGGATATAGAAGCTTGAGATCCAACTATGGTAATTATATGGCTTCAAGCTTTTATCATGGGGAGATTAAAGAAGAACTCTCAAATGAAGATGTTGAAAAGTTAAAGTCCATTAAAGATATTGACTTGGCTGGGAAAATGTCTCTTGATCCTGACAACGGAAAGCTTGGAGACGATTTAGTCGTTATCAACTACCAAGACCAAGCAATCAATAAGATGAGAGAGTATTCAAGACTTACCCGCGGCAGATTTGCTGAAAAGGAAGACGAAATTGTACTATCTAAAAGCCTTGTAGAGAAAAATAAACTTAAAATAGGCGACAATCTAGAACTTGATTTGGGCAAAAGGTTTCTAAATGGCGAAGAGATAGGCCCCACAAGTGCAAATACTGACAGAGAAAAATTTGAGAGCCAAGGTTCTAAAAGTTTTACTTTAGTCGGTGTTTATGGTGATGTCTACAATAAGTACAGCAAACTAAGTTTTGCTTTAGGTCAACAAGATAAAATGACCACTTTTAGAACCTTTGTAAAATTTCATTCATTTGAAGAAGCTTACAAAAATAGAGATAAGATACAAAGTGAAATAAACAAAATACTAGGTAAAGATGTTCATTTAGAATTTTCTAAAAGTCTTATAAACTATTATGGAGTAGAACACGAACCCTTACAAAATATAAAGAGCAAGGCTGTTACCGTTCTATCAGTTCTTGGCTGTATAGCAATCTTTGTGTTTTTTATAAAAAATATCTTTTGGGTTTGGGGGTTAAGGAAGATTCGAGAGCTTTCCATTTACAAGTCTATAGGATCTACCAATGGACAAATATATCTGTTACTTCTAAAGGAAGGACTTGTTACAACTGCAATTCCAATACTTTTAGGACATCTTGTAGGCTTTTTCTCTATATATTATCTGTACAAATACATACAGATAGACAAACAATTAAGTGAATTTAATCTAGTAAAGTTTAATCCCTTATTAAGTTTAGCAATACTTTTGGTTTCTTTTACAATTGTGGCACTAGCTATTAAATCCCCTGCGAAAAAGATTTCTAAAATAAACATTATAGACGGCATAAGAGGGAATATAGATTTTTCAAAATCAAAGAAGAAAAGAGCCAAAGATTTTTGGAAGGAATTAAAACTTAACAACTTAGCTTCAATAAAATCACAGAGATATATTTCTGCAATAGGGATAATTATTATTTCAGTATTTATAATCACTATAGGCATATCAACATACTACAGAGATTATTCTAGTTACGATAATGGCTATAATTTTTCTGTTGATTATTTTAGTGAAAAGAATCAAGTCCCAAAAATATTAAATGAAATTGTAGATAAAATTCCTAACGACAAGTCATATATTTCAAAAGATAAATATGTTCAAGTGGAAAATACAAATGAATTTTCAAAAGAAGCAAAGGCAGCAGGTTTAGACGAGGAAGCGAGAAAGAATATAGAAAAATATAAGTCAGAGGGTATGGATGGATTTATCATCGCCTTGGAAGAAAAAGACTTAAAAGAACTTGGAGGAAAGAAGGGTGAATTTGTCCTCTACAATACAATTCAAGAAGATTCTTCTATTCCAATAGCTAAGGCAAAGAGAATTCCATATTTTGAAAATCCACAGACTTTGGATATTAACTTTGAAAATGATTATAATAAGACTATTAAAATTTCAAAGACTATAACAGATTTGGGAAAATATAAGTCAAGAACAATGCCATTTGATGTAAAAGTTTATACAGATTTTGACACTTATTTTAAACTTATGGAAGAATCAGGTGATGAGAAATATACAGGATATGCCTATACTTTGAATATGAAGGTAAAAGACTCTGATACCAAAGATGTAAAAGAATATGTAGAGGCCATGATTAGAGAACAAATTTCACCTGAAGATAGATTTAATATCACAATAGGTGAAGAAATCGCAAAAAATGAATATAAGGACGTGAAAAGTTTCATAAAATTTGCAATAGGTATTGCTTCAATCATCTTTGTATTAAATATCACCAATGGTTACTCGTCCATTAATTTAAGCCTAATGAGCAGAAAAAAAGAAATTGGTAGTCTTTACTCTTGTGGAATGGATGTAGATGAGTTAAAGAACATCTATCAAAAGGAATTTATTGGGGAGCAGGTAAAATCCTTTATAATTTCTATTATGGTGAGCTTAGGAGTTATGTTTATAATATCGATAATCGCTTCTGATTTAAGAATGAATACTTTAATAAAATATTATGATTACAAAAGCTTCCTAGGATTCTCACTAGTCGTCTATGGTATTAATCTAATCATCTATCACTTCTCCTTAAAGAGAATTTTAGACAGACCGACCATAGATTTAATTCGAACAATATAA
- a CDS encoding helix-turn-helix domain-containing protein: MELSYKRLFKKLIDLDMQHNELMEKANVSRSTFYKLKNGENVTTDVLLRICDALDCDISEIVECIKND; this comes from the coding sequence ATGGAATTAAGTTATAAAAGGTTATTTAAAAAACTTATTGATTTAGATATGCAACATAATGAGCTTATGGAAAAAGCAAATGTAAGTAGGAGTACATTTTATAAATTAAAGAATGGTGAGAATGTAACTACCGATGTTTTGCTCAGAATTTGTGATGCATTGGATTGCGACATATCAGAAATTGTGGAGTGTATTAAAAATGATTGA
- a CDS encoding relaxase/mobilization nuclease domain-containing protein — protein sequence MAITKIHPIKSTLNLAIDYITKSEKTDEKVLVSSFKCHPSTAHIQFMKTREDNDTKGSVLARHLIQSFLPGEVDPIKAHEIGMELCKKILKENYEFVLATHIDRGHIHNHIIFNNVNYKTGKCYQSNKKTYHKIRYQSDELCKENKLSVIDEYYEAYKRKYKTAGKSWYEYDQNKKGNSWKSKLQFDIDRMINKSKSWEEFLENMKSLDYEIKFGKHIAFRHKDKQRFTRAKTIGEDYTEEKIKERIDLVIKNKANPIKKRVGSVIDISTNKKAQSSKGYEVWARKHNIKTMADSIIKLREQGINSITQLDDLIKKSADDRQDLLDKIKKIETEMKSLSQDMENINTINKYREIYKYHKKNPEDKQFAEEYYSELSVYKIAAKEILENYKKLPNTKEILSNLDKLQEKKNTLMQEYSLNKEQFSDLVQYRKNYENYYGKEVER from the coding sequence ATGGCAATTACAAAAATACATCCTATAAAATCGACTCTAAATTTGGCAATAGATTACATTACTAAGAGTGAAAAAACTGATGAAAAAGTCTTGGTTTCTTCATTCAAATGTCATCCATCTACTGCTCATATTCAGTTTATGAAAACACGAGAAGACAATGATACTAAAGGTTCAGTTTTAGCTCGACATTTAATCCAATCTTTTCTACCAGGAGAGGTTGACCCTATAAAAGCTCACGAAATAGGAATGGAATTATGTAAGAAAATTTTAAAAGAAAATTATGAATTTGTTCTTGCAACTCATATAGATAGAGGACATATCCATAACCATATTATTTTTAATAATGTTAATTACAAGACTGGTAAATGCTACCAATCTAACAAAAAAACTTACCATAAAATCAGATATCAAAGTGACGAATTATGTAAAGAAAATAAGCTTTCAGTCATTGATGAATATTATGAAGCTTACAAAAGAAAATACAAAACTGCTGGTAAATCTTGGTATGAGTATGACCAAAACAAGAAAGGAAATTCTTGGAAGTCTAAACTGCAATTTGATATAGACAGAATGATTAATAAGTCTAAATCTTGGGAAGAGTTTTTAGAAAATATGAAATCTCTTGATTATGAAATTAAGTTTGGTAAACACATTGCTTTTCGTCATAAAGATAAGCAAAGATTTACAAGAGCTAAGACTATCGGAGAAGATTATACAGAAGAAAAAATCAAAGAAAGAATAGATTTAGTTATTAAAAACAAAGCTAATCCTATTAAAAAACGAGTAGGAAGTGTTATTGATATATCTACTAATAAAAAAGCTCAATCCTCTAAAGGTTACGAAGTCTGGGCAAGAAAACATAATATAAAAACAATGGCTGACTCGATAATTAAGCTTAGAGAGCAAGGAATTAATTCAATTACTCAACTCGATGATCTAATCAAAAAATCTGCTGATGATAGACAAGACTTATTAGATAAAATAAAAAAAATTGAAACTGAAATGAAGAGTTTATCTCAAGATATGGAAAATATAAATACTATAAATAAGTATCGTGAAATCTACAAATACCACAAGAAAAATCCTGAAGATAAGCAATTTGCAGAGGAGTATTATAGCGAACTTTCCGTATATAAAATAGCCGCAAAAGAAATTTTAGAAAACTATAAAAAGCTTCCAAACACAAAAGAAATACTATCAAATCTCGATAAATTGCAAGAAAAAAAGAACACCCTTATGCAAGAGTATTCTTTGAATAAAGAACAATTTTCTGATCTTGTTCAATATAGGAAAAACTATGAAAATTATTATGGGAAGGAAGTGGAGAGATAA
- a CDS encoding response regulator transcription factor, which translates to MKSVLIIEDNKEIALQMEKYLVNNGYEVEIASSFYEATYMMNVDIDVALLDINLPDKDGQHLIKKLKDKDIRVIVTTVKNDEDFIISALDQGADDYLTKPFSLAILRARIDAVLRTIPISQDKSISYKDIKIDLNQSKVYFKGNLVDLTSLEYEILVLFIKNPHRVYTRDQLLEMFWEDRDKFVNDNTLTSTIKRIREKLNREVISTVRGIGYRMD; encoded by the coding sequence ATGAAGAGTGTTTTGATTATAGAGGATAACAAAGAAATTGCTTTACAAATGGAAAAGTATTTAGTTAATAATGGTTATGAAGTAGAGATTGCATCATCTTTTTACGAAGCGACCTATATGATGAATGTAGACATTGATGTGGCACTACTTGATATAAATCTACCAGATAAAGACGGTCAACATTTGATTAAAAAGTTAAAAGATAAGGACATAAGAGTTATAGTTACTACTGTAAAAAATGATGAAGATTTTATAATTTCCGCCCTAGATCAAGGAGCAGACGACTATTTAACAAAGCCATTTTCCCTTGCCATATTAAGGGCAAGAATTGATGCGGTTTTAAGGACAATACCTATATCACAAGATAAAAGTATATCTTATAAGGATATAAAAATAGATTTAAATCAGTCAAAAGTTTATTTTAAGGGAAATCTGGTGGATTTAACTTCGCTAGAATATGAAATCCTAGTCTTATTTATTAAAAATCCTCACAGAGTTTATACCAGAGATCAGCTGTTAGAAATGTTTTGGGAAGACAGAGATAAGTTTGTAAATGACAATACTCTTACATCAACTATTAAGAGAATCAGAGAAAAACTTAATAGGGAAGTTATTTCTACTGTTAGGGGCATAGGTTATAGGATGGATTGA
- a CDS encoding UvrD-helicase domain-containing protein produces the protein MLNKLYIAAAGAGKTTLIVKDALKNKDKKILITTYTNANCDSIKKKIIKINGTIPKNIEVLTWFSFLLKHGLRPYQDIMFSQRINGILPVNGKSARFKKRNDPNYFINKENLIYTDKISDAIIFMEEKNPGYIFTRISRIYNLIYIDEVQDLAGYDLDVLKYLIDVGINLIMVGDYRQATYSTHNTSKYKKYNSGKIVNFFKNENSHLNVEIDESTLNCSHRSNQKICDFASKIANDNLIIKSESKFKDNHEGVFFISKEKVDLYLEIYKPVQLRHDKRTRVNENYKVYNFGDSKGLQFERVLIYPTSPILKWLENPESKLVDLSRAGFYVAVTRAKHSVAIVCDKKFLNRDKIKPFLLPEDFFYKL, from the coding sequence ATGTTGAATAAATTATATATAGCTGCTGCTGGAGCAGGTAAGACAACATTAATTGTGAAGGATGCTTTAAAAAATAAAGATAAGAAGATTTTGATAACAACATATACAAATGCAAATTGTGATTCTATAAAAAAGAAAATAATTAAAATAAATGGAACTATTCCTAAAAATATTGAAGTTTTAACATGGTTTTCATTTTTACTCAAACATGGATTAAGACCATATCAAGATATAATGTTTAGTCAGAGAATTAATGGAATACTACCTGTCAACGGTAAGAGTGCTAGATTTAAAAAAAGAAATGATCCTAATTATTTTATTAATAAAGAAAATCTAATTTATACAGATAAAATATCTGATGCGATTATATTCATGGAAGAAAAAAACCCAGGTTATATTTTTACTAGGATTTCAAGAATATATAATTTAATATATATTGATGAAGTTCAAGATTTAGCAGGGTATGATTTAGATGTTTTAAAATATTTAATTGATGTTGGTATAAATTTGATTATGGTTGGAGACTATAGACAAGCAACTTATAGTACTCATAATACATCAAAATATAAAAAATATAATAGTGGAAAAATAGTAAATTTCTTTAAGAATGAAAATTCACATTTAAATGTTGAAATTGATGAATCAACTTTAAATTGTTCACATAGATCCAATCAAAAGATATGTGATTTTGCTTCAAAAATAGCTAATGATAATCTCATAATAAAATCAGAGAGTAAATTCAAAGATAACCATGAAGGGGTATTTTTTATATCCAAAGAAAAAGTAGACTTATACCTTGAAATATATAAGCCTGTTCAACTTAGACACGATAAAAGAACAAGGGTTAATGAAAACTATAAGGTATATAATTTTGGTGACTCTAAAGGTTTACAATTTGAAAGGGTATTAATTTACCCTACAAGCCCCATTTTAAAGTGGTTAGAAAATCCCGAAAGTAAATTGGTTGATTTAAGCAGAGCGGGTTTTTATGTTGCAGTCACAAGAGCTAAACACAGTGTAGCTATTGTTTGTGATAAAAAATTTCTTAATAGAGATAAGATCAAGCCATTTTTATTACCAGAAGATTTCTTTTATAAATTATAG
- a CDS encoding ABC transporter ATP-binding protein codes for MEILKVENLRKEYGEGNSKVIALDGVNLEIERGEFVAIVGPSGSGKSTLLHIIGGVDNPDDGKVYIDGNDISKYSSKELAYFRRRKVGLIYQFYNLIPNLTVRHNIELPLKLDKRKINQDEFSDIVKKLGIESKLDSFPSELSGGQQQRVAIARSLIYNPSIILADEPTGNLDRKNSKEIIEIFKYFNKTLKQTIILITHDEEIALQANRIITIVDGKIVGDEKHE; via the coding sequence ATGGAAATATTAAAAGTAGAAAATTTAAGAAAAGAATATGGCGAGGGTAATTCTAAGGTCATTGCCTTAGATGGTGTCAACCTTGAAATTGAAAGAGGAGAATTTGTAGCTATTGTTGGACCAAGTGGGTCTGGTAAATCAACACTTCTACATATCATAGGAGGAGTGGATAATCCGGATGATGGAAAAGTTTATATAGATGGTAACGACATCTCAAAGTATTCCTCAAAAGAATTAGCCTACTTTAGAAGAAGAAAAGTCGGACTAATTTATCAATTTTATAATTTGATTCCCAACTTAACAGTTCGTCATAACATAGAACTTCCATTAAAACTTGATAAAAGGAAAATCAATCAAGATGAATTTTCAGATATAGTAAAAAAACTGGGTATAGAAAGTAAACTTGACTCTTTTCCAAGTGAGCTTTCAGGAGGTCAGCAGCAGAGAGTTGCCATAGCGAGAAGTCTTATCTACAATCCATCTATCATATTGGCAGATGAACCGACTGGAAACTTGGATAGAAAAAATTCTAAGGAAATAATTGAAATTTTTAAATATTTTAACAAAACCTTAAAACAGACAATTATCCTAATCACCCATGACGAAGAAATAGCCTTGCAAGCAAATCGAATTATTACAATAGTAGATGGAAAAATTGTAGGAGATGAGAAACATGAATAA
- a CDS encoding plasmid mobilization protein has protein sequence MDNRKRRNQLKIYLTDEEKEIFEKKMKLANCKTMSHFLRKCVLEKEIYVVDLEPFRNLQWLLSNATNNINQIAKATNTTGVIYKNEIESMNKQIEKLSREIWQIHSLLLNKSKESSGD, from the coding sequence AGAAGAAATCAACTTAAAATATATTTAACAGATGAAGAAAAAGAAATCTTCGAAAAGAAAATGAAACTTGCTAATTGCAAAACAATGTCCCACTTTCTTAGGAAATGTGTATTAGAAAAAGAAATTTATGTAGTAGATTTAGAACCATTTAGAAACCTGCAATGGCTGCTTTCAAATGCAACAAATAACATAAACCAGATTGCAAAAGCTACTAATACAACTGGTGTTATTTACAAGAATGAAATTGAATCAATGAATAAGCAGATAGAAAAATTATCAAGAGAAATATGGCAGATCCATTCCCTACTTCTTAATAAATCAAAAGAAAGTTCTGGTGATTAA
- a CDS encoding ATP-dependent nuclease: protein MIKKVRIKNFKCFKDWFELDLNGGINILVGNNEEGKSTILEAIHLALTGFYRGNYINRELSQYLFNREVVEEYLTNINSNSPCALPEIIIEIYFSELDDANLEGSGNDLGLKEEIGFAFKVLFDNSYEDEYKLFMEKGELSSLPIEYYKSEWLGFNRENITTRGIPSKSFLIDNSSYKYKDGSDQYISNMIRGTLDNEDLISISKAFRETKDDFSKNESVKNINEKLSESKSNLGKKVSLGVNLGSNFNWESSMITEFDSIPYSNAGRGLQCLLKTELALNNINTNKDKIILIEEPENHLSYSNMNNLINILQENSNKESNQIIISTHSSLVLNKLGLENLILLSNKKSSKITNLSSDTEKYFKAVSGYDTLRVLLCDKAILVEGPSDELIIQRAYKDRYGKLPIFNGIDIISVGTSFLRFLELGDKLDLNLYVVTDNDGDVEALIRKYKDYESSEKIKIYYDEKTYSGDMDKFNYNTLEPCILRANDLKTLNSIFNTNKKDSDSILKYMKKNKTNCAVSIFESESKIKYPEYINRVIEDVE from the coding sequence TTGATAAAAAAAGTTAGGATTAAAAATTTTAAATGTTTTAAAGATTGGTTTGAATTAGACTTAAATGGTGGCATAAATATTTTGGTAGGAAATAATGAAGAGGGTAAATCAACTATACTTGAAGCTATACATTTAGCATTAACTGGTTTTTATAGAGGTAATTATATTAATCGAGAATTATCTCAATATTTATTCAATAGAGAAGTTGTAGAAGAATATTTAACAAATATTAATTCCAACAGTCCTTGTGCATTACCAGAAATTATAATAGAAATATACTTCTCTGAGTTAGATGATGCAAATTTGGAGGGTAGTGGTAACGACTTAGGATTAAAAGAGGAAATAGGATTTGCATTTAAAGTATTATTTGATAATTCGTATGAAGATGAATATAAACTATTTATGGAAAAAGGAGAGTTGAGCAGTTTACCTATAGAATATTATAAAAGTGAATGGCTAGGCTTTAATAGAGAAAATATTACTACTAGAGGTATTCCTTCAAAATCGTTTTTAATAGATAATTCTTCTTATAAATATAAGGATGGTTCAGATCAATATATTTCTAATATGATAAGAGGAACATTAGATAATGAAGATTTAATTTCCATATCAAAAGCTTTTAGAGAAACTAAAGATGATTTTAGTAAGAATGAAAGTGTTAAGAATATTAACGAAAAATTAAGTGAATCCAAATCAAATTTGGGAAAAAAAGTTAGTTTAGGTGTTAATTTAGGGAGTAATTTCAACTGGGAATCAAGTATGATAACGGAATTTGATAGTATTCCATATTCCAATGCTGGTAGAGGGCTACAATGCTTATTAAAAACTGAGCTTGCTTTAAATAATATTAATACAAATAAAGATAAAATAATTTTAATTGAAGAGCCAGAAAACCATTTGTCATATTCTAACATGAATAATTTAATTAATATTCTACAAGAAAATAGTAATAAGGAATCTAATCAAATAATTATTTCAACTCATAGCAGTCTTGTTTTAAATAAATTAGGCTTAGAAAATTTAATACTTTTATCAAACAAGAAAAGCTCTAAAATTACAAATTTAAGTAGTGATACAGAAAAATATTTTAAAGCTGTTTCAGGATATGACACATTACGAGTATTATTATGTGATAAAGCTATACTGGTTGAAGGTCCTTCAGACGAACTAATTATACAAAGAGCATATAAAGATAGATATGGCAAATTACCAATTTTTAATGGTATCGATATAATTTCTGTTGGAACATCTTTTCTAAGATTTTTGGAACTAGGAGATAAATTAGACTTAAATCTCTATGTAGTTACAGATAATGACGGAGATGTAGAAGCTTTAATTAGAAAATACAAAGATTATGAATCTAGTGAAAAGATTAAAATATATTATGACGAAAAGACTTATAGTGGAGATATGGATAAATTTAATTACAATACTTTAGAACCCTGTATTTTAAGAGCAAATGACTTGAAAACTCTCAATAGTATATTTAATACTAACAAAAAAGATAGTGACTCTATATTAAAATACATGAAGAAAAATAAAACAAATTGTGCAGTAAGTATATTCGAATCAGAATCAAAAATTAAATATCCAGAATATATAAACAGGGTAATAGAAGATGTTGAATAA
- a CDS encoding sensor histidine kinase, which produces MIYIFWIISLLLLYYFLESIKKNRINGLIDLIENMKNQDYKIPMKQDDFSILEDKIYKLFIEIVEAKEKSTRNSEKQIEYLEDIAHQIKTPITSMLFSIENLEMDFPDNRDIEILKRQTIRLNSLSDILLKLSSLDANKDLMKEEQIRLDELVDYALDSLDLRKSTNVEIEKSLKKNSIIGDFYWLAEALINIMKNADNRPTCDKITISSYKNPLYTRLIIEDNGGGIEKENIKKIFKRFYKTPDSNGFGIGLAMAKTIIEKNNGEISVSNAKDGARFEIKFYNVT; this is translated from the coding sequence ATGATATATATATTTTGGATAATAAGTCTTTTACTTCTTTATTATTTTTTAGAATCAATAAAGAAAAATAGAATAAATGGGCTTATAGATCTGATAGAAAATATGAAAAATCAGGACTACAAAATTCCTATGAAGCAAGACGATTTTTCGATTTTAGAAGATAAAATTTACAAACTATTTATAGAAATAGTCGAAGCAAAAGAGAAAAGTACTAGAAATAGTGAAAAGCAAATCGAATACCTAGAAGACATCGCCCATCAAATCAAAACTCCTATTACATCTATGCTTTTTTCCATAGAAAATTTGGAGATGGACTTTCCAGATAATAGAGATATAGAGATTTTAAAAAGGCAAACTATTAGATTAAACTCTCTATCAGATATTTTGCTCAAATTATCAAGCCTTGATGCAAACAAAGATTTAATGAAAGAAGAACAAATTCGTTTGGATGAATTAGTGGATTATGCTTTAGATAGTTTAGATTTAAGAAAATCTACCAATGTAGAAATAGAGAAGAGTTTAAAGAAAAATAGCATCATTGGAGATTTTTATTGGCTGGCAGAAGCTCTCATTAATATTATGAAAAATGCTGACAATAGACCGACTTGTGATAAAATCACAATTTCATCTTATAAAAATCCCCTTTATACAAGATTAATAATCGAAGATAATGGCGGTGGAATAGAAAAAGAAAATATCAAAAAAATCTTTAAACGCTTTTATAAAACACCCGACTCAAATGGCTTTGGAATTGGTCTTGCTATGGCTAAGACAATTATAGAGAAAAACAATGGAGAAATTTCTGTTTCTAATGCAAAAGATGGAGCAAGATTTGAAATAAAATTTTATAATGTCACCTAA